The genome window ATGGCGGGCGGCAATGGTCTACTCGATCTGGCGGCCGCCGTGACCACGCCCGCCGTGGTGGTCCCGAGCAGCATCACGCTGGATGCCTCCGCGTCCGGCGCGCAACTCAGCCGCGTCGTTGTTCTCACCATCACCAACACTGGTGGCACCGCCGACAGCTATCAACTCACCGCCACCAACGTGCCGGGCAGCCCCTTGGTGGACATAAGATTTTCGAGTCCCAGCCTGTCCATTGGCTCCGGAGCGAGCGTCGCGACCTCCATTTCATTCACCTTCGCGCAACCGCTGACCGGCATCGTGGAAGGCAGCATTGAATTGCGCAGCCAATCCAGCGGTCGTCTGCTAACCGTGCCTTATTGGGGCAGCTTCACGCGTCCGGTGGTCAACCTCACAGGCGTGGTGAACGCCGCGAGTTTCTCCTCCGGCTCCACGCGTCTCGCGCCGGGGAGCCTGATCTCCATCTTCGGGACACAGCTCTCCACCACCATCGCCACCGCGCAGTTTCTCCCGCTGCCCACTGCGCTCGGGGGCTTGCGTGTGCTGATTAACGATGTGGAAGCGCCGTTGCTGTTTGTCTCGCCCACCCAAATCAACGCGCTGGTCCCCTATGAGATCGCCAACGCCAGCCTGGGAATTTTGGAAGTCAGTTTACATGGACAAACCAGCGCCGCCGTGCCGTTCCAGATTGCGGCGGCGGCTCCCGGCATTTTCACCTTGAGTCAAACCGGGAGTGGCAGGGGCACGGTGCTGCATGGGCTGACCAACGCGCCTGTGACGGACGCGAATCCAGCGCGGCCCGGCGAAGTGCTGGCCGCGTACGTCAACGGACTGGGGACCACCACACCGGCGGCGATCAGCGGAGCGGCGGCCACCAGCACGCCGTTGCAGATCACCACGCGGCAGCCCGCCGCCAGCATCGGCGGCATCAACGCGCTGGTCACATTCTCCGGACTCGCGCCCGGTTTTGCCGGCCTGTACCAGGTGAACGTGCAGGTGCCGCAGTCCACGATTACCGGCGACCAACCTCTCGTGATCACCAGCGCGGGAATCGCCAGTAACCCGGTCACTGTTCCCGTGCGTCAATAGATACACTCGCAATGGCCTGGGGCCGGGTGGACATACTCGGCTGAGTCGGCGTCGCGGCTGTGCTATGATTTGACGAGTTAGCCGCACGAATTGCAGACAGGTATTCACCAATGAGTTTTCCCACTTCACGACCGCGCCGCCTCCGCCGCAATGAACTGCTGCGCGGCCTGGTGCGCGAAACGCGGCTCTCGGCCAGCCAGTTCATCTATCCGCTTTTTGTGTGCCCCGGCTCCGGTGTCAAGCGCGAGATATCATCCATGCCGGGCAACTTCCATTTCTCCGTGGACCGCATCGGCGAAGAGTGTCGCGAAGTGGCGGCGCTCGGTATTCCCGCGGTCCTGTTGTTTGGATTGCCGGATACCAAAGACGAGCACGGCAGCGGAGCGTACGGAGACAACTCCATCGTCGCGCAGGCGGTGCGCGCGATTCGCAAGGTGGTGGGCGACAAACTGCTGATCGCCTGCGATGTCTGCTTGTGTGAATACACCAGTCATGGACACTGTGGCCTGCTCAGTGGGCAGGAAGTGGACAACGACGCAACGCTCGATCTGCTGGCTCAAGCGTCCGTAAGTTATGCTCGCGCTGGCGCGGACATCGTTGCGCCATCGGACATGATGGACGGTCGCGTGCGCGCCATCCGTCAGGCGCTGGATGCCGCCGCGCTCGAGCAAACGGCCATCCTGGCGTATTCGGCGAAGTATGCGTCGGTCTTCTACGGGCCGTTCCGCGAGGCTGCGGATTCCGCGCCGCAGTTCGGCGACCGGCGCGGGTATCAGATGGACCCGGCAAATCAGCGCGAGGCGTTGCGCGAGATGCGCCTCGACGTGGAAGAAGGCGCCGACATGATTATGGTCAAGCCGGCCATGCCCTATCTGGATGTGATCACGCTGGCCCGGCGTGAGTTCGATCTCCCGCTCGCTGCCTATCAAGTGAGTGGCGAGTACAGCATGATTGTCGCCGCCGCCGAGCGTGGGTGGCTGGATCGCGAGCGGGCCATGATGGAGTCACTCACTTGTATTCAACGAGCTGGAGCCGACATCATACTCACTTACTTCGCCAAAGACGCCGCCAGGTTACTGGGCGGGCGGTGATGTCATGCTGGCTTAGGTTCCCTCGACAAGGGCAATGTCAGTCAGACTGGCGGGCTCATGAAAATTAACATTCACTCACCCTATCGCAATTCCAAGGCCCATCGTGAATCGCGCCGGAATCGCGCCCACCGTTTGGCGATTCGCGGTGCGTGCATGATCGCCTTGCTATGGGCGGTCCTTATGCCCATTGCCTCCGCGCAGCGGACCAGCAGCGCGGCACCGGCGGGTGCGCTGGCCAAGCAGGTTGAAAAACTCCTGGATCATCCCGATGTGCGGGAAGCGCACTGGGGGGTCTCGGTGATTTCCATGAAGCGCAATGCCCCGCTTGTCAGCCTGAATCAGAACAAACTATTCATCCCGGCGTCGACCGCCAAGCTCTTCCCCGCCGCCGCAGCCCTATCGCTACTTGGTTCTGACTATAGATACAAAACATCGATCCATATTTATGGCACGAGTAAGTCAATTGAGAAAGGAGATACTAGCACTCAATCGAAAAGTAGAATTCGCAGTGAGTTGGCCAGCGAGTATGTTGGCGACCTAATCCTGACAGGACGGGG of Acidobacteriota bacterium contains these proteins:
- the hemB gene encoding porphobilinogen synthase translates to MSFPTSRPRRLRRNELLRGLVRETRLSASQFIYPLFVCPGSGVKREISSMPGNFHFSVDRIGEECREVAALGIPAVLLFGLPDTKDEHGSGAYGDNSIVAQAVRAIRKVVGDKLLIACDVCLCEYTSHGHCGLLSGQEVDNDATLDLLAQASVSYARAGADIVAPSDMMDGRVRAIRQALDAAALEQTAILAYSAKYASVFYGPFREAADSAPQFGDRRGYQMDPANQREALREMRLDVEEGADMIMVKPAMPYLDVITLARREFDLPLAAYQVSGEYSMIVAAAERGWLDRERAMMESLTCIQRAGADIILTYFAKDAARLLGGR